The following is a genomic window from Mesotoga sp. Brook.08.105.5.1.
GAGGCGTTGTTGTTGTAAACATCAAGAACCTCTTCTAGAAGAGGATCGGGCGGGATTTCTGCGCCAACAACGGCAGGAATATTGTAAGTGATTCCGGCGAATATCGTACCGAATTCAGGAGTGGCACAGAATTTGATGATCTCTTTTGAGTCCTCGAGATTCTTGACGTTTGATGTCAAAGCGATCGCTCCATCGAGATATGTGTAGGCGTAAGGTGTCTGGTCTTTTGTTTCCGGAGGAACCATGAAGTAGCCGACATTTAGATCGGGATTGAGATCCTTCCATGTCTGGTAGCCCCATGCTCCGTAGAACACCATTGCAGCCTGTCCAAATGCGAAAGCAGCATCCTGATCTACGGTCGAATTACCCATGAATCCATCCTGATAGTAAACTTTGAGGTCGTTAAGTTTCTTGTTGAGGTCGGTGAACTTTGGATCTAGGAAGTTCGTTTCGCCATCAGTGAGCGCCTTTATCCAGTCTGGTCCCAGAATGCTGACGCCACACATCGCATGCTGCATTGCCAGCGCCCAGGCTTCCTTTCCGTAAAGGAAGAATGGGGTGATACCGTTCTTCTTGAACACTTCAGCATTAGCGATTAGTTCGTCCCAGGTTTCAGGTTCTTCAAGTCCGAACTGGTCGTAGTAGTCCTTGTTGTAGAATATTCCGACCACCTGAACTGCGAAAGGAACTCCATAAACTTCGTCTTCCCATGTAACAGAGTTCAGCGAAGCCTGAGGGAAGTTTGACATGTCCGTGAAATCACCGATCGGAAGATAGAGCCCGTTTTCAATTAGAACCTGAGTTCTTCCTCCAGGAAGTCTTCTGGAGTAGACAATATCTGGACCTTCACCGGTCTGCAGAGCGAGAGCTACCTTTGAATCGTATTCCGTCGGAGCAAAGGCTGTGAATTCGATCGTTATGTTGAGTCCCTGACTCCTGAGTGCGGCCTCAACATCTCTCCAGACCTGAGCATCTTGTGTCCGCCAGCTCCAGATCGTTACCTTACCGGCAAACGCACTAACTACGAGAATCGCAATTAAAGCGACTAGCAAGAATTTCTTCATCTTTCGCTTCCTAACAAATTAAAGTGAGAACACATTACTTGTTATGCTATCGTGAATCTATTGAGTGACACATACAACGCATAGATAAACCATTCTGTCTTGTCAGCAAGAGGGACATCCCGGATCGGCGAATGATATTGTTAGTATGATTATACAAT
Proteins encoded in this region:
- a CDS encoding extracellular solute-binding protein — translated: MKKFLLVALIAILVVSAFAGKVTIWSWRTQDAQVWRDVEAALRSQGLNITIEFTAFAPTEYDSKVALALQTGEGPDIVYSRRLPGGRTQVLIENGLYLPIGDFTDMSNFPQASLNSVTWEDEVYGVPFAVQVVGIFYNKDYYDQFGLEEPETWDELIANAEVFKKNGITPFFLYGKEAWALAMQHAMCGVSILGPDWIKALTDGETNFLDPKFTDLNKKLNDLKVYYQDGFMGNSTVDQDAAFAFGQAAMVFYGAWGYQTWKDLNPDLNVGYFMVPPETKDQTPYAYTYLDGAIALTSNVKNLEDSKEIIKFCATPEFGTIFAGITYNIPAVVGAEIPPDPLLEEVLDVYNNNASPWVYWVGSVFTTQKPSLYDDVLSPGMQALYAGQLTPEGLSQMAQDAISQWYPPLMNK